The genomic window TGCCGCCGACCTCCAGTGTCGAACTGGCATCCAGGAGGCTCGCGGAAATTCCCGTCGGAGGGAAAACTCCGCTCCCGGCCGCTCTGGTTGCGATTTACAACCTCATCAGGCGAGTGCTCATAAAGGAACCGGCTCTCAGAATCGTCGCGGCCGTGGTGAGCGATGGGCGGGCCAATCAGGGCATCACCGGCATTCCCGTGCCCGAGGAGGTCGAAAGATGCGCCGGGCTCCTCAAAGGCATGAAAAACACGGACTTCATCGTGGTCGACACGGAAGACAAATCCGGCATCATGCGGCTGGACCTGGCGCAACGGCTCGCCGTGAGTCTCGACGCGGATTATTTTACCTGCGACACCCTGAAGGCCGAAATCCTCGCCGAGCTGGTTTCGCGCAGAAAGAACTGATATGAAGTTGCGTTCAAGAGATGGATCTTTCAAGCACAAAAGAGCGGGGGAATGATTCCCCCGCACCCCCCAAGTTTCGGCCACACGCGCAAGCGCGTGAGGCCAAGGCTCGGCGCTGTCGGCGACTGGCCGAAGGCCGCCGCCGCAGCGCCACACGGAGCCGCGAAGCGGCGATGGGGTGTGGGGGATACGTCCCCCACGCTTTTAGAGTATCATCTCGAACGCAAATCCGTATGAGAGGCGGTCATTCGGGGATTTATTGGCGCCCCCTGCGAAGCAGGCAAAAGCGCTCACCGGGGTTTCGGCTTTGCACGCGATCAACGAATAAAAAAAAGCCGATCCGTGGGGCAGACGGGCCGGCTTCAGAGGAGGAAAGAGTTTTCTCTTGCTTGCCCGTGTTATTAAGCAAGAACGATGCCAACCATTGTTCAGCCTGGAATTCCCGCTCCGGGACGGAATCGATCGGTCGCCATGGCGCGATTTTGGGCTCATTTAAAGCGCCATAATCCCGCCATGCGCATTAAATCCCGCCAAAATCCCGCACTTTCGGGCCATAAAGTATGGCGCGATTCTCGCGAGGATGCGAATCGCCTCGGGAAAAGCAAGGACCGGGCTCACGCAAAGAGCAGCCTCACGCAACGGCGCGACGACGGGCGCCGTTCGGCTCATACCTTCGCGAAAAGGAAGGGGGCAGGCGATTCGGGCGCCTGCCCCCTTCCTTTTCGGACATGCATGAAAACGCCCGACAAAGGTGTAACTCCGACTTCCGGTCTCCAGCTCGAAATCGATCCCGCCTGACGGTCACCAGGACAGGGACACTTTACGATTCAACAGGTACTTGGCCACAACCCCCTGGAGCGACGAATCGGTGGGAATGCCCTCGGCAAAGGCCTTGAGCGTATTCAGGTCCGATTCCCACGCGACATCCCCTGGGGCGAGCACACAAACGGTGCCGGGTTCATAGTTCTCGAACAGGCGTCCGTCCTTGTAGTAGAAACACGCTTCGCTATGAACCGTGGGGAAAGCTCTTATTGCAGGGGGAATATCATCCGGTCTGAACCACAGTTTGATTTCGCGTTCCGCTTCCTCCGGAGTGGCCGAGGCATGGATGAGATTGTCCATTCTATCCCCGACAATGTTGCCCTGCGCATCTTTGAGGGCGACAACCGTTCCGAGGGATCGAACGCATCCGGGTTTTTCGTCTCTGGCCACATGGGGATTCGTGGGGCCGCAGATCTCGCGCACCTTTCGTATGACATCCGGTCCCTTGTAAACAATGGCGATGACCCGCTG from Syntrophobacter fumaroxidans MPOB includes these protein-coding regions:
- a CDS encoding nucleoside-diphosphate kinase, with the translated sequence MRDDLQQTLVLIKPDALKNSLTGYVLSQFSEFHTGLTFAGTKVVHVTRMLAEEHYAEHRGKVFFPALIEMITGHLHYPGEPDKQRVIAIVYKGPDVIRKVREICGPTNPHVARDEKPGCVRSLGTVVALKDAQGNIVGDRMDNLIHASATPEEAEREIKLWFRPDDIPPAIRAFPTVHSEACFYYKDGRLFENYEPGTVCVLAPGDVAWESDLNTLKAFAEGIPTDSSLQGVVAKYLLNRKVSLSW